In Solanum lycopersicum chromosome 5, SLM_r2.1, the following are encoded in one genomic region:
- the LOC112941520 gene encoding uncharacterized protein — MVANEIHQVIPSTVDLHVVAEKSKKYIVNLNTRMCSCERFQHYEIPCGHAIVVLRYRKLHEADFCSAFYSLKNFKDAYVISVEPIPCESTWDIPSYISNPKLMLPGPKRVAGRPKLERWKGFVDVKFKRTKSTCSRCHQVGHNRKTCSNYPVQKQ; from the exons atggtggcaAATGAAATTCATCAG GTGATACCTTCAACTGTTGATCTGCATGTTGTAGCTGAgaaatcaaagaaatatatagTAAATTTGAACACAAGGATGTGTAGTTGCGAAAGATTTCAACATTATGAGATACCGTGTGGCCATGCAATTGTTGTTCTCCGGTACAGGAAGTTACATGAAGCAGATTTCTGTTCTGCTTTTTATAGCCTCAAGAATTTCAAAGATGCTTATGTCATTTCTGTCGAGCCTATCCCGTGCGAGAGTACATGGGATATACCAAGTTATATTTCAAATCCTAAATTGATGCTGCCTGGTCCAAAAAGAGTAGCAGGAAGACCCAAACTTGAACGGTGGAAGGGGTTCGTAGATGTGAAATTCAAGAGGACAAAAAGCACATGCAGTAGATGCCATCAGGTTGGACACAATAGGAAGACTTGTTCAAATTATCCTGTACAAAAACAATGA
- the LOC101260638 gene encoding putative late blight resistance protein homolog R1B-16, with product MADVAVKFLLENLTQLLIDNADLILGIQGEVENLLTDLNYFNAFLKEAAKSRRENEVLKELVKKIRKVVNDAEDSIDKFVVEAKRHDDKNKFAQWFHITHVARAKGVADEIKSIRERVKEIRDNDAYGLQAITLDDNFNRGDEERKAPVVEEDDVVGFDDEAKTVIDRLIGGSDYVEVVPVVGMPGLGKTTLAYKIYKDPKVEYEFFTRVWVYVSQTFKRREIFLNIISKFTRNTKQYDDTPEDDLANEVKELLGKGGKYLIVLDDVWTMEAWDRIKIAFPNNGKRNRVLMTTRQSNVAKRCNDKPHDLKFLTKDESWELLEKKVFHKEKCPPELELPGISIAEKCMGLPLAIVVIAGALIGKGKTTREWELVAASVGEHLINRDPENCKKLVQMSYDRLPYDLKACFLYCGAFPGGSQIPAKKLIRLWIAEGFIQYQGPLALEDVAEDHLNDLVNRNLVMVTQRSCSGQIKTCRVHDMLHEFCRHEAMMEENLFQEIKQGQERSFPGKQELATYRRLCIQSLIPEFLSMKPSGEHVRSFLCVGSKKIDMPPNEIPSIPKAFPLLRVLDAESIKFSRFSREFFKLFHLRYIALSTDKIKTIPADFGNLWNIQTLIVETQQATLDIKADIWNMTRLRHVCTNASATLPSTKRPKSSKDNLVNRCLQTLSTIAPECCTAEVFTRTPNLKKLGVRGKIDALLESSKDGSGSGLFSNIGKLGCLEYLKLVNDTRLSSKPLHLPPAYIFPQKLKKLSLVDTWFEWKDMSILGLLPELEVLKLKENAFKGQSWEQEDGGFPRLQVLWIERTDLTSWKASSGNFPRLKHLALISCDKLEELPAELADVKNLQLIELQSSSESAARSARAILKRNQEKEQDGDKGTGFKLSIFPHDLGL from the exons ATGGCGGATGTAGCAGTAAAGTTCTTATTAGAAAATTTGACGCAGTTACTAATCGACAACGCCGATTTGATTCTCGGAATCCAAGGCGAAGTTGAAAATCTACTCACAGATCTCAATTACTTTAATGCTTTCCTCAAAGAAGCTGCTAAATCCCGCAGGGAAAATGAG GTTTTGAAAGAATTGGTGAAGAAAATCAGAAAAGTTGTGAACGATGCTGAAGATTCGATTGATAAATTTGTGGTTGAAGCTAAGAGACATGATGATAAAAACAAATTTGCTCAATGGTTTCATATTACTCATGTGGCTAGAGCCAAAGGGGTAGCGGATGAGATCAAAAGTATAAGGGAAAGAGTGAAGGAAATTAGAGATAATGACGCTTATGGCCTTCAAGCTATAACTTTGGATGATAATTTCAACAGAGGTGACGAAGAGAGGAAG GCCCCTGTAGTTGAGGAAGATGATGTGGTTGGTTTTGATGATGAAGCAAAAACTGTAATTGATCGTCTCATCGGAGGATCAGACTATGTTGAGGTTGTGCCAGTTGTTGGTATGCCTGGTCTTGGTAAAACAACTTTGGCATATAAGATTTACAAGGATCCAAAGGTTGAGTATGAGTTCTTCACCCGCGTTTGGGTATATGTCTCTCAAACATTCAAGAGAAGGGAAATATTTCTCAACATTATCAGCAAGTTTACTCGAAACACCAAACAATATGATGATACACCAGAGGATGACTTAGCAAATGAAGTGAAGGAGCTTCTTGGAAAAGGTGGAAAATATCTTATTGTTTTGGATGATGTGTGGACGATGGAAGCTTGGGATCGTATCAAAATTGCTTTCCCTAATAATGGTAAACGAAATAGAGTGTTGATGACCACGAGACAATCAAATGTGGCGAAGCGTTGTAATGATAAACCTCATGATCTTAAGTTTTTAACAAAAGATGAAAGTTGGGAGCTACTTGAGAAGAAGGTTTTTCACAAGGAAAAGTGTCCACCTGAGTTAGAATTACCCGGGATAAGTATAGCCGAAAAATGTATGGGCTTACCTCTAGCTATAGTGGTTATTGCCGGAGCTTTGATAGGCAAAGGAAAGACAACAAGGGAGTGGGAGTTGGTGGCTGCCAGTGTCGGTGAGCACCTCATAAATCGAGATCCAGAGAACTGCAAGAAATTGGTTCAAATGAGTTATGATCGTTTGCCTTATGACCTAAAGGCGTGTTTTTTATACTGTGGGGCATTTCCAGGAGGTTCTCAAATTCCAGCTAAGAAGTTGATTCGTTTATGGATCGCGGAAGGATTCATACAATACCAAGGACCATTGGCTCTGGAGGATGTAGCAGAGGACCACTTAAATGATCTTGTCAATAGGAACTTAGTGATGGTAACGCAAAGGAGTTGCAGTGGTCAAATCAAAACATGTCGTGTTCATGACATGTTGCATGAGTTCTGCAGACACGAGGCCATGATGGAGGAGAATCTTTTTCAAGAAATCAAACAAGGGCAAGAACGATCTTTTCCAGGGAAACAAGAGTTAGCCACTTATCGTCGTTTGTGTATTCAATCCTTGATTCCTGAATTCTTATCAATGAAGCCCTCTGGTGAGCATGTAAGGTCATTCTTATGTGTTGGCTCGAAGAAAATTGACATGCCTCCAAATGAAATACCGTCCATCCCGAAAGCCTTTCCATTGCTTAGGGTACTAGATGCTGAATCAATCAAGTTCAGTCGATTTTCTCGTGAGttcttcaaattatttcatttgaGGTACATTGCTCTCTCAACTGACAAGATTAAGACCATTCCCGCGGATTTTGGGAATCTTTGGAACATACAAACACTTATCGTTGAGACGCAACAGGCTACTCTTGACATCAAGGCAGACATTTGGAATATGACAAGACTAAGGCATGTGTGCACAAACGCCTCAGCTACATTGCCTTCTACTAAGCGCCCCAAGAGCAGCAAGGACAACTTGGTGAATCGATGCTTACAAACACTTTCAACTATAGCACCAGAGTGTTGCACAGCAGAGGTTTTTACTAGAACTCCTAATCTCAAGAAATTAGGCGTTCGTGGGAAAATAGATGCACTTTTAGAATCCAGTAAAGACGGGTCTGGTTCTGGCTTGTTCAGTAACATAGGTAAGTTAGGTTGCCTCGAATATCTGAAGTTAGTAAATGATACTCGTCTAAGTAGTAAACCTCTACACCTTCCTCCTGCATATATTTTCCCTCAGAAGCTAAAAAAGCTCTCTCTGGTAGACACTTGGTTTGAATGGAAAGATATGTCTATATTAGGTCTATTACCAGAACTTGAGGTGCTGAAGTTGAAAGAAAATGCGTTTAAAGGACAGTCGTGGGAGCAAGAGGACGGTGGTTTTCCTCGTCTGCAGGTCTTATGGATTGAAAGGACTGATCTAACTTCTTGGAAAGCCTCATCAGGGAACTTTCCGCGACTAAAACACCTCGCACTCATATCATGTGATAAGCTTGAGGAACTCCCAGCTGAACTGGCTGATGTGAAAAACCTCCAGCTAATCGAACTCCAGAGTAGCAGTGAGTCTGCAGCTAGATCTGCACGAGCGATACTAAAAAGGaatcaagaaaaagaacagGATGGCGATAAAGGCACTGGATTCAAGCTTTCTATATTCCCTcatgatcttggattgtaa
- the LOC138348458 gene encoding uncharacterized protein: MVRTRATTTSTPTPARQETTEPATRAVARGRTAARGRGRGRGRTSSRGRRRAPSPSGTRAVTPSPTEEVIREGEDGVNEQVQNEEMPPQPTPEMINQVLTYLSGLSDQGQTPPVFSAPAPQAPEVQHAATMAPRMDIPLEIGTFPRLTTGPIMTSDQHELFSKFLKLKPPVFKGAESEDAYDFLVDCHELLHKMGIVERFGVEFVTYQFQGNAKMWWRSHVECQPTEAPPMTWASFSSLFMEKYIPRTLRDRKRDEFLSLEQGRMSVNAYEAKFRALSRYATQLCFSPQERIRRFVKVLRSELRISALQVATTVREVTQSDQFSLHYRL; this comes from the exons atggttagaactagagcaacgactacgtcaacaccaacaccggccagacaagaaacaactgagccagccactagggctgtggctcgaggaagaacagcggcgaggggccgtggaagaggtcgtgggaggacgtcctctagaggaagaagacgagcaccgagcccatctggtactagggcggtgactccttcaccgactgaggaagttataagagagggggaggatggggtgaatgaacaagtgcaaaatgaggaaatgccaccccaacctaccccagagatgatcaatcaggttctgacttatcttagcgggttatctgatcagggccagacacccccagtgttttctgcaccagcacctcaggctccggaggtacaacatgcggctactatggctccccgcatggatattccattggaaataggcacgtttccacgtctgactactgggcctataatgacaagtgatcagcatgaacttttcagtaagttcttgaaattgaaacctccagtcttcaagggtgctgaatcggaggatgcttatgattttctggttgactgtcacgagctactacacaagatgggtatagtagaacggtttggtgtggagtttgtgacttatcagtttcaagggaacgccaaaatgtggtggcgatcccatgttgagtgtcaaccgacagaggcaccacctatgacttgggcctcattctctagcttgtttatggagaagtatatcccccggactttgagggataggaaaagggatgagttcctgagcctagagcaaggtaggatgtcggttaatgcttatgaggctaagttccgtgcactgtccagatatgccactcaactctgtttcagtcctcaagagcggattcgccggtttgtgaaggtgttgaggtcagaattgcggatttcggccttacaggtagcgacaac ggttcgggaagttactcagtccgaccaattcagtcttcactacagactgtag
- the LOC101247526 gene encoding transcription factor TGA2.3-like, translated as MQAFKEAAVINNNNNSNSNSNSSMYCHSSYYLRGDEDSRLAARFADIGELEQSTGFTQDDAVDLSRSTVYGEMRPNNVGIVSCNNNNLHFGELNTSIGSSETGVETGRFMLQKAQTGMVGGGGGGGGVVGGGVALGNVQHFENWGDSGIADHSQQTDTSTDVDTDERNHQGQGVQHGALIAVDSMDLSKVKLGDQKTLRRLAQNREAARKSRLRKKAYVQQLENSRLKLSQLEQELKRARQQGIFIANGYAGDQSLSAGGNGALAFDMDYARWLDEHQRLISDLRSAVNSHRGDNELRHLVDGVMSHYDEKFKLKSVGLKADVFHMLSGMWKTPVERCFMWLGGFRSSELLKILGNHLEPFTEQQLIGICNLQQSSQQAEDALSQGMEALQQLLIDTLSSTSLGPSGSGNVADYMGQMAIAMNQLATLENFLYQADLLRQRTLQQLHRILTTRQAARALLVISDYMSRLRALSSLWLARPKDQL; from the exons atgcaagcTTTCAAAGAAGCAGctgttattaataataataataatagtaatagtaatagtaactCTAGTATGTATTGCCACTCAAGTTATTACCTCag AGGTGATGAAGATAGTAGACTTGCAGCACGCTTTGCTGATATTGGAGAACTTGAACAGTCTACAGGATTCACTCAAGATGATGCTGTTGATTTAAGTAGAa GTACTGTATATGGTGAAATGAGGCCAAACAATGTTGGTATTGTTTCTTGTAACAACAATAACTTACACTTTGGTGAACTTAATACG AGTATTGGTTCATCTGAGACAGGGGTGGAGACAGGGAGGTTTATGTTGCAGAAGGCACAAACAGGAATGGTGGGTGGTGGAGGAGGGGGTGGGGGTGTTGTAGGTGGTGGTGTGGCATTGGGAAATGTGCAGCATTTTGAGAATTGGGGTGATTCTGGTATTGCAGACCATAGCCAGCAGACTGACACTTCAACAGATGTTGATACTGATGAAAGAAACCATCAG GGCCAAGGTGTTCAGCATGGTGCATTAATAGCTGTGGACTCCATGGACCTGTCCAAAGTAAAGCTTGGAGACCAGAAG ACACTTCGCAGGCTGGCTCAGAATCGAGAAGCTGCTAGGAAAAGCCGATTAAggaaaaaa GCATATGTTCAACAGCTGGAGAATAGTAGGCTCAAACTGTCACAGTTAGAGCAAGAGTTAAAACGAGCCCGCCAACAG GGCATATTTATTGCTAATGGATATGCAGGAGATCAGAGTCTTTCTGCTGGTGGAAATG GGGCATTGGCATTTGACATGGATTATGCACGTTGGCTAGATGAACATCAACGACTTATCAGTGATCTCCGATCAGCTGTAAATTCTCACAGGGGCGATAATGAACTGCGTCATCTCGTTGATGGAGTAATGTCACATTATGACGAAAAATTCAAGCTAAAGAGTGTAGGTTTAAAAGCAGATGTTTTTCATATGCTGTCAGGCATGTGGAAGACTCCTGTAGAGAGGTGTTTCATGTGGTTAGGTGGATTTCGTTCTTCTGAGCTTCTCAAG ATTCTTGGCAACCATCTTGAACCGTTTACAGAGCAGCAGCTCATAGGCATATGTAACTTGCAACAGTCTTCTCAGCAAGCCGAGGACGCGCTATCACAAGGTATGGAAGCCCTGCAACAATTACTCATTGATACACTTTCGTCTACGTCTCTCGGCCCTAGTGGCTCGGGAAATGTAGCCGACTATATGGGGCAAATGGCGATTGCAATGAACCAGCTTGCCACTCTTGAGAACTTCCTTTATCAG GCTGATCTTCTGCGACAACGTACTTTGCAACAATTGCATCGAATCTTGACTACTCGTCAAGCTGCTCGAGCCCTCCTTGTCATAAGTGATTACATGTCAAGGCTTCGAGCACTCAGCTCGTTGTGGTTAGCACGCCCCAAAGACCAACTCTAG
- the LOC101260341 gene encoding protein PLANT CADMIUM RESISTANCE 9-like, protein MTTKNWPIGQWTTDLFDCWDDPSLCVKTCFCPCVTIGEVVEILDQGTTSKGHACLVAYAMGSIHCGWIYGRRYRRKLREIFKLPESPYSDTLISCCCCVCGISQQYRELKNRGADPSIGWEGNVMKWKREGVTVPPIPTSSMTR, encoded by the exons ATGACTACAAAAAATTGGCCTATAGGCCAATGGACAACAGATCTCTTTGATTGTTGGGATGATCCTTCTCTTT GTGTGAAGACTTGCTTTTGTCCATGTGTTACCATTGGAGAGGTCGTTGAGATACTTGATCAAGGCACTACat CTAAAGGACATGCTTGTCTTGTTGCTTATGCTATGGGTTCCATTCATTGTGGATGGATTTATGGGAGAAGATATCGAAGAAAATTGcgtgaaatatttaaattaccaGAGAGTCCATATTCAGACACTTTAattagttgttgttgttgtgtttgtGGTATTTCTCAACAATATAGGGAACTCAAAAATCGCGGAGCAGATCCATCTATAG gGTGGGAAGGCAATGTTATGAAATGGAAACGAGAAGGGGTTACAGTGCCACCAATTCCTACATCTTCCATGactcgttaa